The Epinephelus moara isolate mb chromosome 11, YSFRI_EMoa_1.0, whole genome shotgun sequence sequence CCTCCAAACGTCTCAGGACACCGGATGTTGACGGAGAATAATGACATTTAGTCATAAGGTACAGACAACAAAACCTAATGTCTGCAAACGTCATAATGTTAACAAgtgattttcattccaaccaaaactTAACCTCTGTGTGATGTAAGTCCAACATCTTTTTGACTTCACGCTGATATCTGGTGTCAGCTGGTGTTAACACTATTCATTAACAGAAAGTtgacacttaattccccagatgatccactttgtttggACCAGTCCAACAGCATCCAATCaggttgcaggagagaaccttGAAGATCTGACGATACACTACTGAGCGCCAGCTGGAAAATCTAAAGGCTACCGAAGACATTTTCGCTCATGTGCGAAACAAAAAATTGCGAAATGATAAACGTGCGGGTCTGAAATTACAGACGGAAATGTGGCAATTTCCAACATCATTTGACATTTGAAGTTTCACGAAGAACAGTAGGTCGAGGATAATATTACCATAGTTAAGGAGCTAACATTAGATTAACAGCTAAGTAACTTTATAACAAACTTGTTTTCAAAAAGCATTAATGATTGAACTGGCATCACATTATTTAAGAGCaaattatgacttgtttaggacttgaaactcaCACTGTACGACTTGAGACTTGAGTTGGAACTTGCTTGTCTTGATTCAGGACTTGAGTACAGAGACTTGAGACTTATTTGTGACTTACGAAACAATGACCTGGTCCCACCGCTGCTTATCTGTCAACATAAGTGTGAAGGTCATCACAAAACTCTCCACAGCATTGTAGAATTTAGTTTATTGATTTTGCACAAAaaaggtattttcacatttctaTTGTTTTGTTCTTGACAAATAACTTTGTCCAGTGATTTTTGTGACATTGACTTTTAtagtctctctcctctctgaccCAGATTATAagcaaaaatcttaattttctTAGATAACCATGGGCTATGCAACATTTCCTCTCAATCATTTCACATCCTGTTTTCCTACTGTAGGTCAATCACAGTCACTCCTTCAGCTGCACAGAAGATTGAAATGATCTTACAATAGCACCTTTAGTAGGAGGGAATCTAACTACCTGTGTATCAACACGGACATGAGACTctttatgttaaaaaacaaacacaacagcgACTGAAGACTGCGAGTGCTCACAAAAATCTGAATTGTAGTCTCACCTACAGCGGCCTATAGAAAAAGCTGCTACTCTTTTGAAGACTCAAATTAGTTTAAGATGCACTCTTGTAAATTAATTTGACATAGTAAACATCAAAGCAACATAGAAGAATGCAGGAGCCAAGCAGACACAAGGTTAAGTTTGAGCTGTGCTTGCTCTAAGTGATACAGTATGTGAATAAATTATCTTTAAGAAATACTATCAACTGCTCGTTTCACATTGCATCAtttacaaacatacacaaatgaAGCAGCATATTGTCTAAATGTGGATTTATTGTTGAGGTATGATAAAACTataaatattttctcttttttaaagcCTTGTTTTGTACAACCACTCTATAAAATCACCGCGGTGGAATACACTTAGAAGATAATCAAACTGCCAATTGGGATGGTTGTGGGGACACTTCAGGAGACACAACTTACAATCTTCCACTCAtgtttcatttcacatttcCCTGGAACCTTTCTCTCCTTCACACAGGTGTTGTGGCTCATGTTTGTCAGTGCAACAAGGCGCAGTAAGGCTGGTGGGCGAATAAAGGACTCTGTGCTGAGACACAACATCGAGGCTTCTGTCTCAAGCTCCAGCAACACTgggactgtaaacatgtttccaATATTACCATTCAGATAGGAATCAATCCTATAAAGACGTAGGATCAGTTATTATTGCTCAGTGCTGATGAACTCCTTTCTTCCTGATGATCGCTCTCGTCAGACGGGTCGTCATCTGTGTGGCTCTTCCGGTCCCGTGCTATGAAGAATGTAACGGCCGATTGGTGCTAAAGATGGAGGTGGAGATGGAGTAGGGGGaagtgatggtgatggtgatggtagAGGCGGGCTGGCTCAAACGAAGGCATGAGGTGGTGGCTTGTCTAGTCGTCCTTCTCTACTATGACCTCCCCGAGAagcaccctcctcctctgccgcAGCATATGGAAGTAGagctgaggaaacactggggGGAAATAAAAAGAGGCAGGGTAGATAACTGAATCTATTATTTTTATCACCGTTCTGTATGTTACAAGCAAGAAAAGTCACGACTCCATTAGAATCAATGATTGACTTCATATTTTGAAGTTGAAATAGTAAGATAAGGGCAAAATGCcaaataaatagaaacaaaacaaaaaaagaaactgaaaataatCAACTAATATGTATGTGATGCATGAATATGTTTGCAATTCAGTACATCTCACACTACAGCAGCTTTCTCAACAACATTAGCTCATATGTTCTTCTTTAAAGTAACATTAACTTCACTGATGTGTTTCACCTGGTGCAAAGATGCCATATGTAGCATCTTATCATCAGTTAATTATTTCCGAATACATTCTCAGATCTGGAATTGTTTCCACTGGGTTGTAGCATGAAAAGCAAAGATGGCCGCAGCAGGGCTCCAACATTTTAAGGAATACTTTAAGGTCTGGGGAAGTATGctcatttgttttcttgccaagagttgaATAAGACAAACagtaccactctcatgtctgcagACTGAATGTAAAGCTAGAGCCAGAAGATGGTTAGCCTAGCAGTACCCACACCTATCTCCACAGTGCTCTGTCAGCActagagaaaggtctggaaaCACCAGTtatctttctgttttgttggaACTTTTGCACGTGGCGAGGGGagcactgtcattaaaatggccCCACAGAAGAAAATGCCACAAAAACATTCATGAGTTCACTATGTCACTGTGCGATTCAGTTTTTActaataaaaaagacaaacataatgTGATAGGTAAGTGAAGTCTGACTATATGCTCTGGAGCAGCTCACTGGACCCATTAAATCCACAAACAATTCGCTGGCTGTATGTGGCTCGTATTACGACAATACCACAGAAGCCGGTGTAAAGTGGAATGAATCCGTACATTTGTGAAGTCACTGTTACTGGCACATGCAGCTGCCAGAgttaaaagatgtggcaaatcaaATCTGACTGGCCATGTCACAAAACGGATCAAAATTGGGAGCATGAGAGGCCTGCGAGATGGAGTCTGGGCTTTTCCAAGGCGCATTCACAAGCTGTTTTATTCGTTGCAGATTTTTACAACAATTCACCAAAAGAAGAAAGCAGGCATGCCGTATTGCATGATCCAAATCTTCGTCAAAACTTGACATTTTCAGGTTGTTAGCTCGGAGGTTAAGGATGTTGTTTCTGTAGTGAAGGGGAGTTTTAAAACACTAACACACGGATAATGGAAGTAAGGGAGACTGAAAATCAGTGGCCCAATGGCAGCCTTATAGCCACAGTCTGCATTCGTGGAGATGTGCATTCTGAATCCTAGGATGGTGAAGGAATAGCCTGTTACACTCTGCGTCTGACTGGCTTagcctgacattcttaccctatcCTTAAACAATCCTGCTCCTCTTATCTTTACCTAACCAAACCAACCGATTAGGGGGTTAGGTTAAAAAGCAACCAACTGAGACTCCAGAGAGTCAAAGCTGCTgccttaaaaaaaattcagcctATAACTTCCAGTAAAACAACTTCTTGTTTTTGCACTTTAGTTTTGTTCAGATCAAAGAAACAAGatttaacatgttaattagtaaGTTTAAGAGCCGTCCACACCAAGAATGATACACTAACTTTAACAATGActataaatacagtatattgttttaaagttaAGTTATTATCAGTCCAAATTTACAGACCCACACAGCCGGACTGTGCAGCATGAGCTTGTCGCCGCTGTTTACGGAATGTTAATGCTCATCGGTATAGATACTCACATCATTATGGTTATTCTTGGTGTGGACAGCCCCGTAGAGGTGCtagtaggtggattttgttccTTTTGCcagaaccaggctagctgtttttcTGTTCCCTGTCTTTATGCTGAACTAAACAAACCATCTCttggctccagcttcatatttctcagcaagaaaaacaacacagatcACAAAGTCTTTCactgcaacaaaacaaaattggggTTTAGACATCTAGACGTGCAATACTACACCCTTAGCTCTGTCACAATACTACAAGAGATATGAGAAGCTGTCTCTCATGTCTCATGTAGTGGAAGATGCTCACCAGAGGGGTCATCTACCTGGAGTCATCCTCCTCTACATGTTTTATCATAATGTGCAGTTTGGGAGTAAAAACGCTCCTTACGTGGGATGTAGGACAACATGACGATGATGAGGCAGTAGTAGTAGTCGAAGGACACGTTATACTTGTTAGGGAGCCTCATGGAGTACATTCCAGATCTGCGTACGAACGGCAGAGCAGCATAAATGGTCAGCAGTTCCCCGACGACTCCCAGAGGGTACAAGACGATGAAGAGATTGTATCTGGGAAGGGAAAGACGAACACGGTCACACacctgcaacaaaaacactccaGCAGGTAAAGTTAGGGATGTGAAAACACTCACATGCTTTAATGACTTCACACACACTCTACACTCAAACTGTGAGTTTAACAATCAACATATGCTCCCTTTTTATGATTAGGGTAAATGTATAGGTCACTAACACACAATGAGCATAAACaacctaaatcctacacactagaccaacaataataccacttAGAAAAGGCTCTCTATTACTGAGGATGGGTGGTGACTAACACTTGGAGAGGGAGCTGGATATCCCCTGTGAGAAAGGATGTGATTTGGCAGTTGTAGTGGGTAAAGCTGCAGGATCAGGTTGTGGGGGCAGTTTGGGCCTCTGATAAGTGTCAGTGCATTAAATGGTTGATTACTACAGTGATAATGGATACATGTTCCAGTGCTTGGCATGCTGACACTTTAATGTCTACACCGACAGCTGGAGGAAGCTTTACTTTATAACTTGGGTACATATGGTCTGAGATTTGTCTGAAAATCATCTGAAGTCTGTaatctttttttgttctctGCCACCTCACATAAATGTGACATATCCTGGCTCCCTGTATGTCTGTGCGGTTCCATCTATACCATGACTCAGGGCTATAGAGATCCTGTATTTAGTTCAGAGACCACAGCAAAGGCTCGGGGGAACGTCTCGGCGGATGTGAGAGAAATGTTGGGCGAACATTCCATGACCAAAACAGATGGTCTTAAAAACATGAGCAGCTGAACATGAGACCCTCTCCTGAGGCCTGGCGTCTCCTCCGTGCTTAAAGAAAGCCGTGAGGGGTGGGGGGCAGGGAGGAGAGTGGCATTCAATGCACGATAATCAAGACCCAAAACAAAAGAGTAACTGCCACAAAGCTGACGTTCACATGAAACCCTGTAGTTGCAGCAAACTCTACATTATGCtgcagggttcctacacattttccatttcaaaataacaTACTTTTCTGGACTCTAACATCTCAGTagattttttaaacatatttgacATCTGACTGCAAATAGCTAGATGTTtattatgtaaataaatgtttttaaaatcagaCTAGGCACTTGGGGCAGAGCTGTTGTAAAGGCTGTGATGTACAAGTGTAGAGGCAGCTCTGTGCAGGAGTGTATGTTCAGTAGCGGTCATACTTCTCGCATTGCTTTTTGGCTAAATAAGTACATCTCAAAATTTTACATAACATATATACTGCTAATTGTCTTTTTGCTTGGTTTACAAACATTAATACGTCCTACTCCTTATCAAAACTATTtctcatcttctttttttttttatcgtgAAATGTTTTGGACAGATgtatgttctcatcccaactcgtcaaatactacTGCTTTGTCAGAGGACATACAggtcaaaatatgatgaattAGGTACCCTTctgcgtcagttttggacgttcaCAGACAGCATGTCGTTACATGCCTTGTGTCTTAAAATCCACATAGGAACCAAAGAGTGGGCTCCCAGGTTAACAGCCTGAAGAAAGTGTCACCAACCGCCGCAAAGGGTATCTCTCTGCGTCCGTGAGTGACGCCaatgtccactgacaaagtggtggtatttgatgacttgggcTGATACCCACTATCTTCAAAACTGACATCGGTCTCTGATGCTGAAATCCCCAACaaagactttggagtgagagCTGGCTGTAACTTCAAAacagtctcactctgacctcgttaCATGTCAACGTTTGGTTGATACGTAATATCCAGATACAACATTAAAGGTCCAGATACGACAATAaagataccctgggtgcgttggttttTGATGCTCTGGgaaatgcattgtcttctttcaaaatacacctccgttttcacaggaatttAACgtttttacatacagtctctttcaaagtaagCGCACTACATCGGTAAAATACTACgaattgatgttgttgtttttttgctttcaacaacaaatgcatgtggttaggtttcggaaaaagaagaagaaaatcttATGgcacacaaacaccgctctcccagggcaaagttggtggttgttggatccatctgccacacctcccacccaccctatttGGACTTTTGTCACTTTACTTTCATTCAtgtcctgccgcgtttccccctgatgctgctgagcTCCAttatgccgacattaaaggacggctttttttgtcaagtcattgcccaagcaCCAAATTTCCAATGACTTTAGAGTGAGACTGCGTTGGTCACTTCCTTAAAACCTCTAATTCTGTTTACTTCTTTAACCTTAGGGATATTATTTGTTATTATGATAATCCAGATAATAGCGCTCTTTGATATCTAATTAATTTTGTTACTTAAATGGTAATGTTTTATTCACAATTCtctagccccccccccccccccccccctctaattcaacatactttttttctctgtatgtatgtattcctgtttatttgtttgtctgctCAATGTTTATGTAATTGTCTTTAAAAACTGTCATTTAATACATCATCTGTAGTTGTTTTCACGTGTTCACAGTTATGACTGACTGCTCCAAACGCCATGAAAAGAAATGCTCGTAAGATCAATTTAAGTTTTGAAATTCTTCATGttatattttagaaaacagagTAGGGTCAGTAGTCTGGAAATGTAAATCTTTTTCAatattctcttttcttttttccatacCTATCCAGATCTGGAATTTATTCATATCAAATTCTATACTTTTCCACAAGGCGTGGGAACCGTGTTATTGGAGAACCTCTGTCTGCAGAGACGGAGCAACTACATTTACCAAGTAACTGAGTTAATGTGATATGTAAACGTCACTATTCTAAAGCGAGATAACCCCTCTCTTGGCTGTAAGCTGCCAAGCCTGTGTGTTGGACAGCTATCAATGTGTACAGCCGACGTTCCTCTCAACAGCTCTAATTTCAGCTGAGCTACTGTAGCAGAGAGGCTGCCACGTCACAAGTGCTCTTTATACAGTAGTAGGGAGGCATTATGTCACTCTAGAGATGATAAATACGTTGATCGATATCACATTTCACCTAAAATCACGACAGTTGTTTCAGTTTTTTGCTCTCTGTGCTGATAATTAAAGCTTTGGATTTATAACAACTCTTTTTCTATTGCTGTCATTGtcagaaattatgtttttttttacagtttgtggAAGGAAGTGACAGAAAAAATGTACACCTACATATTTAATAGCTGACAAAGCATCTGAATTAGCCCTAAATGTCAGCCTGTCTTCTGTAACTTCTGCTCTGCATCACCAGTATTGTTAGTTCACCCACCACTGACAAGAGAATGGCTAATGAGGTGCTaatcaataaacacacacacatgcttctCCTCTGTGTGAGACAGGCGATACTTAATACACAAACACGGCTGCACTACTTCCTGATGTAAAGCCAGTCTAGGCCCGGGAAGGGAAGCATGCCAGAGGTGAAATCGTCAGATCAGTGCCGCCATGCTCAGACAACAATGTCCGCCACAGTAATGACAATTTAAACTCATCCCGGCCGCAGGGTGACGGCATCTCCACCTGGCCCATTTGATGAAGTACGGCAGGTGGTGGAGCAGGTTGAATGTGTAGTAGGAATATCTGGTAATCTCTGTCAGTGTCCACGCGACCAGGAATAGGATTACGCTTTCTTCATTCTGGACCTTTGTTTGAGTCAGGGgaaaaaatacaggaaaatacacagaggaaggaaaaagtAACATGTTTACATAAGTCAAACCTGGCAAGTGCTGCTCTTACAGGCAACAggtgtgtgcaaatgtgtggGATGTGAAATACAGAATTAACAAAACTACAATAATGCGCCTGAGTTCTTGCAGTTTTCATGCAACAGATACttaaaatagacacaaaaaagatttgaGACTCTATCTTTGATTATAGACTGTTATTAATGTGTGCTAtgaatggattactgaacaggcctaccaggcacaggcccagggaaaccaaagtgtcagggccccccctggccttcatctgcaaaatgtcacttaaatcaACACGTACCAACCAGGACCAGACTcaaaatggtgacacagagacaaaaaaaaaaaaaaaaaaatgagatgcaaaggaactggacaaagacacaaaacaatcaaaaaagaCACATAATGACCCTACAGAGACACGACATGACCATGAAGGTACGTGAAACAACTAAAAATTCTGGGGCCCTTTTTACACTGagtgttcaaggcaggaatttgACACCATTATGCCACctcgctgttctgtataaaaggtacaatcgcaAAAAAgtgggacagagttgtctcgcttCTGAACCAGGAACAGAGGTAGTAACCACACTGAAACAATATCTGTATAAACAAGGGTgccagcaggacgggatcatgggctTTTGACACATGTTATGCCTACGACTCACTGCAGGAGATTCAAAaggtagctgttagcagttaggtgctaactcaaagaagaagaaaagcagcCAATAACGTCCATAAATCTGGAAAACAATGatgtccaggagctccttaccctccgagcagtggacgagatcagccgccatgtaacagggacagtaattattactattactatgttataccattgttattgtttataaagacgTGTATGtcatatgtcacactagaggccaacactgttgtgttacacgaCACAtctgtcacgcctcttttgatcTGCAATGACAGGATGCTGTGTATAATCACACTGGAGTGAAATGATGCcaccgttgtttggttctgtgcaaaaatgcagAGCAGGCATGAAGAAGGGATTTTGTGGTGGCCCTTTAgcacaatctctgtgtaaaaagggcttttatgtcttgctcctatgtaggagaggtggtgcaGCCTTTTTGTATATCTGTACCCAGGGGCctattgtctcataatctgcccatgatGTGTACACTGTATCTGTGGAGGTTATAATATTGAAGTAAAACTTGTGATTGAAAAAATAATTCTTGTTTTCTCACACAGTCAAGAAAATAACAGTAAAAATTATGCTATTTTTTATTCTGCTTTGCTTGTACAACTAAATAAAAACCCACAGTAGCAGTAGAGTGTGTGTTGTGCCGTGATAGTCACCTGTCTGATGCTGTTGGTGATGAACCAAACCATGAAAATCCGTGAACACACTTGAACCCCGGTTACAATCACAGAAGTCCTCACAATCCCTGCAGCAGAgcaggagacagaaaaaaagagtttATAGCTGCAGAAAATGTTACGTTTTAAGATAAATCATTAGCcatgaataaaaaacatcacataCCTATGGCACAATGTCCCACCTGTAAGACAAGATACATACACATAGGTTAATTTCCCTCATCTGCCTGTTTAAAATCACTGTCATGTCTTACTGTAAGACAGAACTTCATCAGGTCATAGAACAACTGTGCAGCTTTTCAAGTCAAATTCTTACCTCAACTAATGCAAAGGTCTGGAAAAACTTGAGTGTCCTTGCTATACTCCTGTACAGACCCTTGTGTGTGCCTCTCTGGATGTAGAAGCGAATCATTGCCATGGCCAAAACCAGCCACCTGCAGAAACAAACGGTCAACATTACACAATGGCACCACCTAATGTGAGATGGATGGTGTGGGAGTTTGTCCTGCATCCCAGTATTGATACAAGAGACCTAATATTGGTTATTCTGGACTGCATGCATTTGTGCACAATGTTTTTACATGGTAAATACTTGTTTATTTGAAACTCAAACCCCAAACCTACTCCATCCTCTCACAgctctgttacatgcattttctctccattttctACTGTATATAGCCTAAAATCAGATTGCCACACATATCTATATTATTGCTTCAGTTCAAGTTGAGTGCATTTTTATCTGGCTGTGCCTGCACTTCTTCGTGGTGTAAATCAACATAGAAGAGATAAAATGCGCATGTTATGCTGAGTTATAGGAGCACCAAACTTTAATTTGCCCTACAGTGACAATAAATCTTGACTGATGATGACTGACTtaataaaatatgacaaaatcacAGGTAAAGTGTGAAACGacaagaga is a genomic window containing:
- the hacd1 gene encoding very-long-chain (3R)-3-hydroxyacyl-CoA dehydratase 1, whose amino-acid sequence is MASSEEDGTVEEKENNNKKRTKSALATAWLTFYNIAMTAGWLVLAMAMIRFYIQRGTHKGLYRSIARTLKFFQTFALVEVGHCAIGIVRTSVIVTGVQVCSRIFMVWFITNSIRQVQNEESVILFLVAWTLTEITRYSYYTFNLLHHLPYFIKWARYNLFIVLYPLGVVGELLTIYAALPFVRRSGMYSMRLPNKYNVSFDYYYCLIIVMLSYIPLFPQLYFHMLRQRRRVLLGEVIVEKDD